The following are from one region of the Mangifera indica cultivar Alphonso chromosome 14, CATAS_Mindica_2.1, whole genome shotgun sequence genome:
- the LOC123195944 gene encoding uncharacterized protein LOC123195944 isoform X1: protein MVDDFMVCVDRIIASAYFEAAQTLQPQQQQHSQQSDDTVVVVAKEQERNERNGVLVCVSENNNFKNGDEGSSASVSGGLNINNNNNNKKKVGDMIVECRICQEEDQVQAMEAPCACNGTLKFAHRKCIQRWCNKKGDITCEICSQVFSPNYSLPPARTNPDVMAIDIRQAWGPHIDLHDSHLLALAAAEHQFLQSEYEDYAVSSISSIACLRSVVLILLMVWLMRQVLMATRDSGMVQESSSFFNFQVSLLQFAGFFLPCYVMARSWYIMQSRRRRQGLFGAH from the exons ATGGTTGATGACTTCATGGTTTGTGTGGATAGGATCATAGCTTCAGCTTACTTTGAAGCCGCACAAACATTACAaccacaacaacaacaacacaGTCAACAAAGTGATGATACTGTTGTGGTTGTGGCAAAGGAgcaagaaagaaatgaaagaaatggGGTTCTTGTTTGTGTGAGTGagaataataatttcaaaaatggaGATGAAGGATCTTCAGCTTCAGTTTCTGGAGGtctgaatattaataataataacaacaacaagAAGAAAGTTGGTGACATGATTGTGGAGTGTAGGATTTGTCAAGAGGAAGATCAAGTTCAAGCCATGGAAGCTCCTTGTGCTTGTAATGGCACCCTCAAG TTTGCTCATAGGAAATGCATTCAGAGATGGTGTAATAAAAAGGGTGACATCACTTGCGAAATCTGCAGTCAG gttttttcaccaaattattCTCTCCCGCCGGCCAGAACCAATCCTGATGTTATGGCAATTGATATCAG GCAAGCTTGGGGTCCCCACATTGATCTCCATGATTCTCACCTTCTAGCTCTAGCGGCAGCTGAGCATCAATTTCTGCAATCAGAGTATGAGGATTATGCTGTTTCTAGTATAAGTAGCATTGCCTGTCTCCGATCTGTTGTTTTAATT CTGCTGATGGTTTGGCTTATGCGCCAAGTTCTAATGGCTACTAGGGATTCTGGGATGGTACAAGAATCGTCATCGTTCTTCAAT TTTCAGGTTTCACTTCTTCAGTTTGCTGGCTTTTTTCTGCCGTGCTATGTGATGGCCCGTTCATGGTACATCATGCAAAGCCGAAGGAGAAGGCAG GGTTTATTCGGGGCACATTGA
- the LOC123195944 gene encoding uncharacterized protein LOC123195944 isoform X2, with protein MVDDFMVCVDRIIASAYFEAAQTLQPQQQQHSQQSDDTVVVVAKEQERNERNGVLVCVSENNNFKNGDEGSSASVSGGLNINNNNNNKKKVGDMIVECRICQEEDQVQAMEAPCACNGTLKFAHRKCIQRWCNKKGDITCEICSQVFSPNYSLPPARTNPDVMAIDIRQAWGPHIDLHDSHLLALAAAEHQFLQSEYEDYAVSSISSIACLRSVVLILLMVWLMRQVLMATRDSGMVQESSSFFNVSLLQFAGFFLPCYVMARSWYIMQSRRRRQGLFGAH; from the exons ATGGTTGATGACTTCATGGTTTGTGTGGATAGGATCATAGCTTCAGCTTACTTTGAAGCCGCACAAACATTACAaccacaacaacaacaacacaGTCAACAAAGTGATGATACTGTTGTGGTTGTGGCAAAGGAgcaagaaagaaatgaaagaaatggGGTTCTTGTTTGTGTGAGTGagaataataatttcaaaaatggaGATGAAGGATCTTCAGCTTCAGTTTCTGGAGGtctgaatattaataataataacaacaacaagAAGAAAGTTGGTGACATGATTGTGGAGTGTAGGATTTGTCAAGAGGAAGATCAAGTTCAAGCCATGGAAGCTCCTTGTGCTTGTAATGGCACCCTCAAG TTTGCTCATAGGAAATGCATTCAGAGATGGTGTAATAAAAAGGGTGACATCACTTGCGAAATCTGCAGTCAG gttttttcaccaaattattCTCTCCCGCCGGCCAGAACCAATCCTGATGTTATGGCAATTGATATCAG GCAAGCTTGGGGTCCCCACATTGATCTCCATGATTCTCACCTTCTAGCTCTAGCGGCAGCTGAGCATCAATTTCTGCAATCAGAGTATGAGGATTATGCTGTTTCTAGTATAAGTAGCATTGCCTGTCTCCGATCTGTTGTTTTAATT CTGCTGATGGTTTGGCTTATGCGCCAAGTTCTAATGGCTACTAGGGATTCTGGGATGGTACAAGAATCGTCATCGTTCTTCAAT GTTTCACTTCTTCAGTTTGCTGGCTTTTTTCTGCCGTGCTATGTGATGGCCCGTTCATGGTACATCATGCAAAGCCGAAGGAGAAGGCAG GGTTTATTCGGGGCACATTGA